ATCAAGTATGTAAGCAACCTCCCTAACTCTTTCTAATACCTCAAGTAGGCCAATAAACTTTGGCCTTAACTTGTCCTTCTTCCCAATCTCATCACACGCTTTATTGGCGAAGCTTTCAAAAACACCTTGTCGCCCTCCATCAAATCCACATACGGACCTTCTTGTCcgtataactcttctgcctacCTAAGCTGCCTGAAGgcgatcctgaatcaacttcacccTCTCCAAAGCATAATGAAATAAATTCCAAACCCAACATCCTATCCTTACCAGGCTAAAGCCAACCAATAGGAAAGCAACACTACTAccgtataaagcctcatacagtgcAATCTAAATGCTAGACTGGCTATTATTATAGGCAAACTCTTCCAAATAGTAGAAGCTAGTCCTGatagcctccaaaatcaataacatatGCCCTCAACATATCCTTAAGGACTTGGATAGTCCGCTCGGATAGGCCATCCATTTGCAGATGAAACGTAGTGCTGAGGTCCACCTGCACCCCCAATTCTCGTTGAACAGCCCTCCAAAAATGCAAAGTGAACTGTGCGCCATGGTATGAAATGACAACGAATAATCTCTCTATTGTAGATATGAGCGAACCTCTCTGAAGTTTAAGAAGTCATTACTGAAATGAAATGCGTATATCTGGTCAATCTATCCATAGTGACCCAAAAatcatcaaacttcctcaaactCAGTGGTAAGCCTACCATATAGTCtgtagtaatgcgctcccatttTCACTTAGGTATCACCAACCTCTGAGTCAAACCATATGGTTTCTGATCTTCATACTTCATATGATGGAAACTCAAACACCGTGAAACATACCTAACAATGTCCTTTTTCATCTTCCGCCAACATTCATGCTActtcaagtcacgatacatcttcattACACCTAGATGAATAGAATGTCGTGAGCTATGcacctcctcaagaatcaactctctCAAACCATCAATATTCGAAACACAAGCCCGATCCTGTAATATGAGTACAACCTCGATAAAATAGTGATGAAGCTAAGACAAGACACCCACTTAAATATTTGTGCAGCAAATAAGCAGGAGAGCAAACAAGAAGATAATggataaaataatatttttttaagagTGATAATATAGATATTGCGAGAAGATAACAAAATAATAAACTAAAGAAAATAATCGACACAGTCTGCAAAAATGTCAGAACTAATTGTATCTCCACAACTCAAATCCAAAAGGACAAGATAACAACCGTGAAACCACATAACTGAGTCCAAAAACCTGCGTAAATAATGAGAGAGTAAAAGATATCATACAATAGCACCCGTCATGCATATATCACTCAATTTTACCACAGAAAATACTCAACGTGTAATATCTCTCAACCTCACAGTACGGAAGCACCCAACGTGCATAATCACTCATCATCATAACACGAATATGCCCTTCGTGTAATCACTCAACCTTACGACACGGAAACATCGGTCGTACATAATCATTCATCCTCACCAAGTATGTATAAGTCAGCATATAACGTGAAGAGTATAAATAATATCGAGGAGAGATATTAAACATGATACACCATATAAGAGATAATCACAACCTCGCAACAATAAATAAACTAATACCTCAATAAGCTAACTATCCAAATAACTCAACAAACCCTAAATATCATTAATACATGGATAAAAGTAACAAGAAATTCAACGAACATTTCAAAACATAGGAAAGATAGTACTTATAGCAAATAAAACATGAATAAGGCTAATTCTATCCACATGCTCAACCCATGATAAACTCATATACACTCGTCACTATGCATATACGGCGTCCGCAACTCACatagcacatagcaaatagaccCAAACACACCTAATCCCCTTAAATTAAAGTTAACCAAGATACTTACCTCTTTACAGAATAAATCAACTTCCCACAATCGCTTTCCTCTTAACACAAGCCTCTAAACAACTCGAATTAATTAAGACTCAAATAAggcaaaataagctttagaaactatccAGCTATCAAAAAGGTTCGATCTTGATCACATTTCGAAAAGTTAACAAAAAGTCAACCTcaggcccacatggtcgaaaTCCGAAATTAAGACCAATTCTTATTTACCCATTCCCCCCTCCTGAATTCAAATATGTGATTTGTATCAAGAGTGGACCTCAAAATCGAGGTCAAATTCCCTAAATTAGCCAtcataatatttttccaaaaCCCAAATTTCTACATTTTAAAACACTATATTTAGGGATGAAATCTATGGAAAACTCATGGGAATAAATCAACACTAAGTAAAAATTACTAACCTTAGAAGTTGAGATAAATCCTCTAAAAAATCTCCTATATCCGTGATTTGTctcaaaaatggtaaaaaaatgGCTAAATCCTGATTTCAACATTTTATATACCCGCGAGTCAGGTATTCTTCGTGAAGGTCTATGGTCAACTGACCATCGCATTCGTGAAGGTCTTCTCACATTTGCGAAGGTTACATGTTTGCGAAGGTTATCGCTCCCCAAGCCTCCGCGTTCGCGATCATGTGATCGCGTTCGTGATGAAGAGAAGTTCTGCCAGCCCCTAAGCGCCCAAGCCTATGCGTTCGCATTTGCAAAACCACGTTTTCGCGAAGGACAGATCTTCCCAGGTCATCACATTCGCGAGcttctcttcgcgttcgcatagagtaaagcCACCCCAGCCCCAATTAACCCTTTGCGATCGAGAGACAAGCTCTACATTCGCGATGCACTATGCACCAACAATTGATCAACTGTTGCAACTTATGCAAGCATGGCAGGAAACCACTCCGAAACTCACCGAGCACCCCAGACTTTACTTTAAATACCCATACAAGTATATAAATCTTATACGAACTCGCTCGTAAGCTCAAAACATCAAAATAGCATAAAGAATCAACCATCAAAACCCAAAGATTTTAAGATTCATAAATTCATTTTTCCAACTTTTCACAATAAGTGCCGAAACAAAGGACCCCAACCAATTACGTGTACAAGTCCAAATTATCATATAAACCTACCATAATCGTTAAAATACCGATATGGGATTTTTTACCAACAATATTGATCATGATTTGTCAATGAACTTATTGATAGGGAGCACCTTATATAGAATTAGTTCATGAATAGGTATGTCCTTTTCcaatttttactttttatttcaaACCCTCTACTACCAAAATGGACcaaaatttaaggaaaaaaaactataaaattgagagagaaagagaaggcgAGCTGAagagttttattttgtgtctcatacaacttacactagttgtatgaggttCCTTTTTGTCTCATAAATTTGTGGACCTCAATCTTATACTTTTGGGCCCACAGAAATCTGGGTCCATAAAACTGGTTGCCTCATAACTAGTGTTAGTTGGAgagacaaaataaaattttccaggCGAGCTAGAGCTTAGGACTTTGTGGGTTTCGTGAACTGAATGCGACCAAAAAAACCACCTCTTAGGTCCCCTCCCACTCTCTTCCACATTCCTTGTTTCGCCCTACAAATATGGGAAACCTTCCTAAGCTTTCttgcatcttcttcttcttctcctcattCAAAGTTGCTGACTTTTCAaactttattctttttctttgacAAGAGATCTCTTTCTTCACCCTTCTCATTCAATACATACATACAataccaaaaaagaagaaaaaaaaggattacaacagcaaaaaaaataaaaaaaattagctTCTGGGTTAACATAAATCTGAATTTATCAGGTATTTTTATGGGGTTTCCAATTGAAATTGatttttttgttcctttttttttttaaaaaaaaatctttacaGCTTGATAGCTTAAGCAGAGAGAGACACCTATACCTTTACGTGTGTATCTCTCTTTCTGTTTGCATTCATTCGGGAATATTTTCAATGggttttattttttgtaatttttagttttttttttttgctcaagGCAGCATAATATTTCATGGGCTCTGTTTTTCTAGTTATCCGTTGGGATCTTATTAACATATGATTTTCTGCTTTATGCCTAATTGGTTGCACCATGATCTAGTTCTGTTATTTATTTGGTGAGATAATTTGATAtgatttttttttgggtttttagtCTGATTTGTAATTTTTTTCTTGGTCAGGTTGAATCTTTTATACATCAATGGTGAGTATATAAGTTTTGATCTGTCGAAAAATTCAAGCTTTAGTACAATGCAGTTTAGTTATAAAGTAAATATTTTGGCTTCttttgttgtgatcttgtctTTTATCTTTGTTGTGTTTAGGGAGAAGCTCCAGCTGATAGTTTCCTGGGAGATTTTCTAAATGGGGTTGATTTGAAATCAAAGGGCCAAGAAACGGCTATTTGTGTCGGCTCTAAAATCGTATGATGATTCAACTTGCTGATTTGATATTTCCAATTTTATGTATGTAAACCAAATGGTTGTATTCATGAATCAATGTTTTGCCTCCCTATTTTCATCAGTATGTGATTGGTGGGGCTGATCTTGAATCAACATCGCTCATTGGAGTTCGAATCTTTGACAAATCTAGTGGAGAATGGTGAGTTTTCTTCTGTATAGCTGGCGTGTTTTTGGACCGTTGTAGTTGTTCCGTAGCTTTTAGGCAAGATGAATAAAATCTGAATTAATTTGCAGGATAAACCCTATTGTGCTGGGTACTAAACCCAAGCTGTCAAACGGCCACTCAGCCGTGCTTTTAAATGGTGATCGTATATTGGTCATTAAGGGCAATTCCAATTCTGATGACTGCTTTTGGTTTCTTGAGGTTGGTTAACTTAGAACTTTTTTTATTACGTTCGTTAAACTTGGAAGTCAAGATCTCTTGCTGTTTGATTACTCAGATTTGTATTCCTCCAAAATGTTTAATTGGAAAAGTTGGTGGTCTGCGGATCCAGTGCAGTTGCCCATTTTGTACTTATTAAAAGAAGTTGAAATGCAATGATTGAGATAATTCAGTATACTTGAATTGCAGCCTCTTGCTTTTTCATGGTATGCTAAAAACTCTTACATACTTTTGTAGGTGGGCACCCCATTTATTGGAGAACAGGAAAGGACATATGGGAATGAAGTGGTTGCGTGGAGTAAAGGAGTTTTAGGCAATGTTGAGAAGCCTATTGTCATTAGTGGCCCGTCTGGAGTGGGGAAGGGTACCTTGATTTCTAAACTAATGATTGAGTTTCCATCTATGTTTGGGTTTTCTGTGAGCCACACAACCCGGGCACCAAGAGAAAAAGAGCAGAATGGGATTCATTACCATTTCAGTGATCGCAGTGTAATGGAGAGCGACATTAAGGATGGGAAGTTCCTGGAGTTTGCTTCTGTTCATGGTAATCTTTATGGAACCAGTGTCGAAGCAGTTGAGGTGGTTGCAGATGCTGGCAAGGTATCCAATAATccaattttcttttccaaaattatttCTATGTATAAAAAATATGATCTAATGCCTTTTGATTTAAAACATCAGAAATTCACAACAAAAATTACAAGTATCGAGATTGTCGTACTCGAACCCGATTCTTTAGACTGGGAGGGAGTGGCATTTAAAAACATTATTTAATtatcaaaaggaaaaagaaagagctCTTCTGTTTGTTGCATGCCCTACGAGAATATATGCGAGTTTTAATTTTGGTACATTCTCCAGGAGAATGGATGCCCTATCTCTTTGGTATATTCTGACGGAAAATAGATGCTTTGACATTGTTAAGGAAATGAATGTTGCACCTAACTCAGCCCCAAAACTAGTTCATGAAGTGAAAACAGTATATCATAAAAGGAGACTACAACCCATTTTCTCAACCAATGTTGGACACTGTTGTAACATCGTACCACGCGTTCAGGACTGAACATTGGTGCATGATACTATAACGTGGGGATCCAACATTGGGAAGCACAACAAAGATGGATCGGACTTTGATATCATGTTAACAGAAAGGATTTTAGGTCTAACTAAACTCCAAAAGGTAGCTCATGAAATGAAGATTGTCCAAAACTGTGCAAGGAGATTACACTCCATTCCTTTAACCTATGTGTCACACTTTAACAGGAAGATCTCTAAGCCAAAGAGAGCCACATCTATGATGAGTCATACTTTTTTTACGTACACCACATCAATTCATGCCTTCCAAACTATATACTGAGTAAGAAACTTGAACAAAAAACTTGAACCCTTACTGTAAATTCCCATCACATGTTCAGGCAAGTTAAGTTCCTCAGGCAAGTCTTTCTTGTACAAGGTTTGAAACACTAATGAGTTTCATTACTGTTTAGAATCTAACTTCAAGAAAGATATTGGTTGCTGGTTTGGCAGAGCGTGTGGTTTCTTTGTGTGTCTTCTACCTCGAGCCTGCCTTCcaatgtctctctctctctctctctctctctctctctctcccctcCCCCCGATTCCCAACCCgttcaaaagaaaaaagaagtaaaTGGCATCACATTGATTGTTAATGGCATCACATTGATTGTTAATGGCATCACTCATGGGCCGATTTGCATGAGCATATAGATAGATCCTTCTTGCAAATTTGTTAAGCCTTTAATTTTGTATGATTGTGCAGAGATGCATCCTTGATATTGATGTTCAAGGTGCAAGGTCTGTGAGGGCTAGCTCTCTTGatgctattttcatttttatctCTCCGCCATCATTTGAAGAGCTTGAGAAGCGCCTTCGTGCAAGGTAGGCTAATCGAGAATGTAAAGTATTCTGATATTGCACGGGTCGTTTGGTTATAAAATTGCTGTCAATCTGTTGAACAGGGCAACTGAGACTGAAGAGCAAATCCAAAAGCGTCTCCGAAATGCTAGGGCGGAACTCGAACAAGGACAATCATCAGGTCTCTTTGATCATATTTTGGTGAACGATGACCTTGAAAGTTGTTATGAGAATCTTAAGGTAAGTCTTGCTTCTCCTTATTGTAATATTTCTTTTGAGTTATAATATTCTAGTTATAAGATTTCTTGTTTATCTATATGTCCAATGGTCAAGTAATATTAAATGAGATGAATAAATGGCGTTTAGTGACACACCATGATGCCCCTTTCTATTTATGTAGAAAATCTTGGGTCTTACTGAAGGTGTGAAGACTGCTCGTAAAACATGTAAGCTAGACGATATAGCTTGTGCCCCAGCTCTTACCTTGATTCGATCAGGGAATTATAACACTAATATGATTTCTTGAACTTTTCTTAAATGCAGATCCAGAATTAGTCGACTTGCCTATCGAACATTCAGTATCAAAGATTGATCAGAGGATTTTAATTAACTGCGGTGCTGCAGAATATCATAAGGCATCAAATAACATGTATGTGATTTGTCTAATCCATTTTTGCGTACACAGTCCATATCAGAATTCTGGCATCTGATGCCTCTGATGCAGGTATGCTCTGGACTTGTCTTTGCTCAAAGGAGGGGCGCCAGGTCGTACAAGAGGACTAAACCTATATGTCGTCAATCCTTCAACTGATTGTGTAAATGGCGACAATCAGCTGAGCTAACATACCACCTCTGGTTTCAGTCATTTGTTTTCACTTCTTACAACCTTATAGGCGTCGAGTCCTTGAAAAGAACCACAATTTGACTTCGTGATATCTTTCTTGGATAGCTTGAACTATTTAGTTTCTAATACAGCGAAAAATGAGAAATGATTTCTAATTGATGCGGAAATTGTAGGTTAGTAGCCTGAGCTAATGAGAGCCTAAGATATGTAACTGTTCTACCCATGGATTATTTAGAGTAAAATTGAGTAATGTTGAAGGGAATGCTTTCAGATTTTTCTCTAGTTATATCATATATTTTCTTCTAAACTCATTGCTTCTCTTGTTTATTATTTCATTGTTTTCCGTCCAATCTTGAGGGATATAATTTGAGATTTTTGGTTGAAATGACACCAAGTAGCCACTTTTAAGCATGCAGTTTATAATTCCTAAAGTTCGAGAATTGCGTCCAGAAATTTGAATCTTATGTCCTTAATTTTAAATTAGCAGTTCAGTAATTCAGGACacttaattttgaattttaaattagcaATTTAGAAATTCAGGAAACTTAATCAtgaatttcaaattagcagcTCAAATTTAGCGCATTAAGTCCTGAATTTCAAATTAACAGCTCAAAAATTCAGGATACTAGTCTTGAAGTTTGGGCAAATTAGTTAATCTTTAAATATATTGTAAATTatggatatattttaaatagcagGCTTAAAAGTGGCTATTGATGCACTTCATTTAGATTTTTGCTAGCTCTAATTATTTATTTCTACATGCACTTAGATTTCATCTAAGTGAGAGATTTCATTGAAGCTAATCTCCCTTTCCATTGTCTCTGACTCCTTCATGATACATAATAGGTTAAATATGATATGTTGTGCTAATTTGTATATACATGATGAAATCTTGGTTGGTGCATTTGTTTCTATAATTGTGTCTTTTGCTTATGTAGCTATTGCATAAGAAAACAATCTTTGACAAATTCCCGCAACTTATAATAACTAAACTTATTTCATAATCAGTCATGAAACTGCCTTTTGtaagaaatgcagggtaagactgcgtacaatagatcTTTATGATCCGGCCCTTCTTCGTACCCCGCGTATAGCGAGAGCTTAGTTATAAGAAAACAATGTTTGACAAATTCCCTCAACTTATAATGACAACTTATTTCATAATCAGTCATGAAACTGCCTTTTGTAGAAATGTACTGTAAGGTTACGTATAACAGATCTTTATGGTCCGATCCTTCTCCGAACCCCACGTatagcgagagcttagtgcaTCGAGCTGTCCTGCCCTTTAGTCATCTTTACTTTGTCTTGACTTTATAATATTAGGCCGACATTAAGACGCATAATCATAATTACATTTGATATTGTAGCTTAATTGTATTGATACTAGTAAAATAGCCTAGAGGCTGTACGGAGGAGGTGtgtattctttttctcttctttaagCTTTTAAAATTGTAATAACTATTATCTGGTTGGTATGGTCAAGAAAGTTGGTGTGGCGGGAAAATGTCACTAAATAAAGAATTTGACAAGTAGAAGTGGTTAATGCCACTTGTTTGACCATACATTTGTACCAATTTGACAACTCTATGATTGGCCACAAGGCAGTGACATACCCAAGATTTTGTACAGGCGGGTTCAATCTTAGAAGTATATAATTTTAATCATAAAATAGTAGTTGTCAAGTGGgttcaaataaatatttatacaaaatttacacaactttaatcctaatttatacatatacacattattattttttgtaaagCGGGTCTAGCCACCACTTGGGTCCGCCACTGCCACAAGGTGTCACATGACAATGGTCCACTTAGATTTAGAGTAAAGCCTATGTCTTCTAAAGGGCTCCATTAAAACTGTGGTTTTGATTGGCTCTAAGGCACCCCTCATCTTTCTTAACTTGTACCCTTTTTGTTCAATTTTACTTGACACATTTTGACTTTTCAcaccccttaagaaataataaataaagtgtataatttatcatgatactcatattaattaatacatattttaatgaatttgagaaaataatttgaaatgagtaataaatattgtgggtataacaaagaattttttttgtcttttcttgatatgcataaagtgacaagtaaaaaggaaaatctatttttagtatacatgTCAAATAAAAGTTGATGGAGGGAGTAATTTCAAATCCTTTTTGGACTCCTAAAAAGTAGGGCAAATAATAAGTAGGGCGGGGCAATAAAAACTTACCTGCATCGCATTGAGTGTTTGTACCAAATAATATTAACTTATCATGGTTAAGTTATTTAATAAGGTCAAAATGCATATTAATTGTCATGGTTAAGTAAAAGTATTCTATGTTCAAACACATCCTATATCTATTGATTCAGTGTATATACTCGATTGGTCAAAAATAGTCTTTTTTGTAGAAATGACACCTGCTACAGTGCGTCCTGAATTTCAGTTTTTTCAGTTCAATTTTTTGGGACAAAATTGTCCTGAATTGTCCTGAAGCTAAGATgtttagtttaaaatttcaggacgAAATAAGTAGTGACTAATCTCTAAATAGCATCCCTGCAATTGCCCCGTCTTTTTCCAGGGTCTGCTTGGGGCGGGTCAAAAGTAGGAAAAATACTATGTGAAGTGGGGCTCTATAGTTTCGCTTCCCCCGTTTGCCAACAAGAGTGTCAGGCCACAGTATAAAGGACAACAAGTATCTTCTCTCAAGTAAAATTAAAATTGCTTGTACAGGTGAGACAGTAACTGCTGTTGAAATTTATTCTGAATAAATGGGAAGATAGACGAAGATTCTGTTGAATTGATTACAACCC
This sequence is a window from Nicotiana sylvestris chromosome 3, ASM39365v2, whole genome shotgun sequence. Protein-coding genes within it:
- the LOC104216467 gene encoding guanylate kinase 2-like yields the protein MGEAPADSFLGDFLNGVDLKSKGQETAICVGSKIYVIGGADLESTSLIGVRIFDKSSGEWINPIVLGTKPKLSNGHSAVLLNGDRILVIKGNSNSDDCFWFLEVGTPFIGEQERTYGNEVVAWSKGVLGNVEKPIVISGPSGVGKGTLISKLMIEFPSMFGFSVSHTTRAPREKEQNGIHYHFSDRSVMESDIKDGKFLEFASVHGNLYGTSVEAVEVVADAGKRCILDIDVQGARSVRASSLDAIFIFISPPSFEELEKRLRARATETEEQIQKRLRNARAELEQGQSSGLFDHILVNDDLESCYENLKKILGLTEGVKTARKTYPELVDLPIEHSVSKIDQRILINCGAAEYHKASNNMYALDLSLLKGGAPGRTRGLNLYVVNPSTDCVNGDNQLS